The Humulus lupulus chromosome 3, drHumLupu1.1, whole genome shotgun sequence genome window below encodes:
- the LOC133824257 gene encoding uncharacterized protein LOC133824257: MEDYETVALTEECSAIIQKKLLQKLRDSGSFTIPYTIGNFYCERALCDLGSSINLMSLPILKGLGLGEAKPTTVTLQLVDRSLTHPRGIIEDVLVKVDKFIFPVDFIVLDMEEDEDVPIILG; encoded by the coding sequence atggaggattatgaaactGTGGCATTAACagaagagtgtagtgcaattattcaaaagaaacttcTTCAAAAGTTAAGAGATTCGGGTAGTTTCACTATACCTTACACCATTGGGAACTTTTATTGTGAGAGGGCTTTATGTGATCTGGGTTCAAGCATTAATTTAATGTCGCTACCCATATTAAAAGGACTTGGTTTAGGGGAAGCTAAACCTACTACTGTTACTCTTCAACTGGTTGACCGTTCATTAACACATCCTCGAGGTATTATAGAGGACGTTCTTGTAAAGGTAGATAAGTTCATTTTCCCAGTGGATTTCattgtattagatatggaggaagatgaggacGTGCCTATTATATTGGGATGA